ACTTCCCGCCTCGCATCCAGCCGCCCCGAACGCGATCGACCAGCCGGCGCACATGCTCGGGGTCGGCCTGCGGTGTGATGCCATGACCGAGATTGAAGATCAGCGGCCCGTGGCCGAGGTGTTGCAGAATATCGTCGATACCGTCTTCCAGAGCCCGGCCGCCGGCAACGACGCGCATTGGATCGAGGTTGCCCTGAACCGGTCCGTCCTTTTGAAGTTCGGCGGCAAAGGCCAACGGCACCGACCAGTCGAGACCGATCGCATCCGCGCCCGTTTTCTGCCGATATGTCTTCAGCTGGTAGCCGGCACCTTTGGCAAAGGCGATGATGCGGGCGTGCGGTCGCTGGGATTTGACCGAAGCGATCATTCGCGCAACCGGCCTGATCGCGAAGGCCTCGAACTCTCTCTCGCCGAGAACGCCAGCCCAGGAATCGAAGATCTGCACAGCGTCGGCGCCGGCATCGATCTGAGCGACGAGATAATCGGCCGAGACGTCGGCAAGCAGCATCAGCAGATGTTCGAAGGCGCGGGGATGCCTGTAGGCGA
This Rhizobium sp. NZLR1 DNA region includes the following protein-coding sequences:
- the hemE gene encoding uroporphyrinogen decarboxylase is translated as MNDTRRKIMRVLEGESLSPPPLWLMRQAGRYLPEYRETRAKAGSFLDLCYTPDYAVEVTLQPIRRYGFDAAILFSDILVIPDAMKRNVRFTEGRGPEMDPIDEDGIGRLNGEAVVDYLSPVLETVRRLREGLPAETTLLGFCGAPWTVATYMIAGHGTPDQAPARLFAYRHPRAFEHLLMLLADVSADYLVAQIDAGADAVQIFDSWAGVLGEREFEAFAIRPVARMIASVKSQRPHARIIAFAKGAGYQLKTYRQKTGADAIGLDWSVPLAFAAELQKDGPVQGNLDPMRVVAGGRALEDGIDDILQHLGHGPLIFNLGHGITPQADPEHVRRLVDRVRGGWMRGGK